CGTACAGCGCGGCCTCCAGATTCGTGGTGTCCGCACTGGTCAACGCCAGCAGCGCGTCCGCCCGATGGATCTTCGCGGCCTCCAGCACGCCTTCCTGCGTGACGTCCCCGAGCACCACCGGCACGCGCAGCCGCCGCGCCGTGGCGAGCCCCCGTGCCTCCGGATCGGACTCCACGCACACCACGGGGATGTGCAGTTCGCGCAGCCGCGTCAGCACCCGCGTCCCGATCTTGCCGAGCCCGAGCAGCACCACGTGCCCGCCGAGCCCGCGCGGAGGCTTGCGCAGCGCGGACGCGCTGCGGAACGTGCCCAGGGCCTCCAGCACCGCGGCCAGCAGCACCGGCAGCAGCAGCAACCCGACCAGCCCGGACAGCAGTTGCAGGACCTGCCGCCCCGTCGACGCGTGGTACGCGGGGTCGTTGATGCCGAAGAGGTCGAGCAGCGTCACGTACGTCGCGTACAGCGGATGCTCCCCGGTCACGAACATCAACGCCACCGCGAGCGCCAGCACACACCCCACCAGCCCCGCCAGCGACCACCGCAGCCGCCGCGAGAACAGGGAGGCGAACGGCGGCACCCCGCCCCGCCCGGCGGGCAGGGCGGGCCCGGAGTACGACACCTGCTCCAGCACCACGGTCCCGCGCCCGGTCGCCGACGCCACCGCCGCCTCGTCGGGAAGCAGTCGCGGCCCGTGCTCCCCGCTGCCCTCGGAACCGTCCGCGCCGGCCGGGTCGTTGCTCGTCGCGGACAGCAGCGCCAGGGTGCACAGCCCCGGATCGGCCACCTCGCCCGGCCGCGGCGGCTGCCGCTCCACCGCGCGCAGCACGAGCCCTTCCGTCTGGACGACCTTGCTGGTGCCGGCCAGGGCGGTCGCGGCCAGCGCGGGCGCGGCCGTGTCGGCGTCGGAGAGCACGGTCGTCGACGCGTCGAGTCCCGCGGACCCCGGTTCCGCCCCGCCGGCCAGGGCGGCCGTCTGGTCGAGCAGTTCCTCGATGTGCTGCCCCAACCGCCGGTTGTACAGCCGCAGTACGAGACGCAGGCGGGGGTTGAGCCGGCGGGCGGTGAGGGCGGCGCGGATGTTGGTCTCGTCGTCGTCGTACACGAGCGCCAGGGCCGCCGCCCGGTCCACCCCGACCTCGGTGAGCACGGCCTCGGTGACCTCGGCGGCCTCCACGACCTGCTCGCTCCCGGCCGGTTCGGCGCCGGCCGTGCCGGTCCGGCTGGCGGCGGCGTTCACGACCCGGTCGAGCAGGGCCGCGGAGGCCGCGCGGGCCCGCCCGACCACCGGCTGCCGCACCCGGCGCCCCGAGGGCGGCACCACCAGCCTGACCTGTTCGCCGTACACGCCCCGCAGTTCGGCGGCGAGCCGGTGCGCGAGCCCGTCGTCGCCGCACACGATCATGTGCGTGGCCGTGTCACCCGGCCGGCCTTGGTTCGGAACGCTCCCCACGAGGAGAAGACTGCCGCACGGGGACGGCTGGTTCCACAAGAGGGCCCTGGGGCCTGAACGCCCGGGCCCGTCCGCGCGTACAGAAGGGGAGGGAAGGGGCTATGCCCGTGCGCACAGGCGGAGGTACCGGGCCCGTGGCCATCACGAAGACCGCCCCGCGGGAGAGCGGCGAGCACGCGGACACCGATCCGGACCGGGACCGGGACGAGGGCAGGCACCTCAACTCCCCCCTCCTCCTCACCCTGCTGCTGCTCACCGCGGTGATGTTCCAGGACCCGATCCGCGGGGCGCTGTCCGCACCCGTGATGCAGAGCTGGATGACGGTGTTCGTCGCCGTCATGGTCCAGGCGCTGCCGTTCCTGGTGCTCGGCGTGCTGCTCTCGGCGGCGATCGCGGTGTTCGTGCCGCCGTCCTTCTTCGCCCGGGCCCTGCCGAGCCGCCCCGCCCTGGCGGTCCCGGTCGCGGGCGCGGCGGGCGCGGTGCTCCCGGGCTGCGAGTGCGCGTCGGTCCCGGTGGCCGGAGCCCTGGTCCGCAGGGGTGTCACCCCGGCCGCGGCCCTGGCGTTCCTGCTGTCGGCGCCCGCCATCAACCCGATCGTGCTGACGGCGACGGCCGTGGCGTTCCCCGGCGACCCGGAGATGGTCCTGGCCCGCTTCGTGGCGAGCCTGCTGGTGGCCTGCGCGATGGGCTGGCTCTGGCACCGCCTGGGCCGCACGGACTGGCTGCGCCTCCCGGCGGGGACGTCGTACGAGGGGCAGGGCAAGGGGGCGGCCTTCTGGGACTCGGTGCGGCACGACGTCACGCACGCGGGCGGCTTCCTGGTGATCGGCGCGATGGCCGCGGCGACACTGAAGGCGGTGGTACCGGCGGAGTGGCTGCGCGTGGCGGCCGACCACCCGGTGCTGTCGGTCCTGGCCCTCGCGGTGCTGGCCGTGCTCCTCTCCATCTGCTCGGAGGCGGACGCGTTCGTGGCGGCCTCGCTGACCCAGTTCTCCCTGACGGCCCGTCTGACGTTCCTGGTGGTGGGGCCGATGATCGACCTGAAGCTCTTCGCGATGCAGGCGGGCACCTTCGGCCGCGCCTTCGCCCTGCGGTTCGCCCCCGCGACCTTCGCCCTGGCCGTCGTCGTGTCGGCCCTGACCGGAACGGTCCTGCTGTGAACCGCCTGGCCCAGTCGGCCCTGCTCTTCCTGCTCGGCGCGACCCTGCTGCACGCCGCCACGACCGACCTCTACCTCCGCTACGTCAAGTCGGGCCTGCGCCCGCTTGTCCTGCTGGCGGGCGCGGTACTGATCGCGACGGCGGCGGCGACGCTCTGGTACGACCACCGCCGCGGCAAGGCGGCCGCCCGCGGTGAGGCGGCCGTCCTTCCCCACGAGCCGCGTCGCGGTGAGGCGGCCGTCCTTCCCCACGAGCCGCGTCGCGGTGAGGCGGCCGTCCTTCCCCACGAGCCGCGTCGCGGTGAGGCGGCCGTCCTTCCCCACGAGCCGCGTCGCGGTGAGGCGGCCGTCCTTCCCCACGAGCCGCGTCGCGGTGAGGCGGCCGTCCTTCCCCACGAGCCGCGTCGCGGTGAGGCAGCCGCCCATCCCCACGAACCTCGCGTCTCCTGGCTGCTCACCCTCCCGGTGCTCGCTCTGATCCTGGTCGCCCCGCCGGCCCTCGGCTCCTACAGCGCCGCCCACACCGGCACGGCCCTGACCAAACCCTTCGGCTTCCCGGACCTCCCCGACGGCGACCCCCTCCGCCTCGGTGTCGCCGACTACGCGGGCCGGGCGGTCTACGACGACGGCCGCTCCCTGCGCGGCCGCCAGTTGAAGATCACCGGCTTCGTCACGCTGGACCGGACGGGCACCCCCTACCTGGTCCGCATGGGCCTCAACTGCTGCGCCGCGGACGCCCAGCCGGTCAAGATCGCCCTGACCGGCAACGTCCCTCCGGTCCTGAGGCCGGACACGTGGCTGGAGGTAACCGGCCGCTACACACCCCGCCGCACCCGGGACCCCGTCAACGACGGCCCCATCCCGTACCTCGAGGTCACCGGCTCCCGCCCGGTCGCCACCCCGCACGACCCCTACGACGAGACGTGGAACACCTGACGGAGGCGTAGTAGAAATGCCCCTCCCGGGTACCCGGAGAAGCCGCTGATCAGCGAGGGGGATCGATGACCACACTCGAAGGGGAGCGCACCGCCGAACTCGACCCGGCGCTCCTGACCGAGGCCCGTGAGCGACTCGCCAAGGCCGACAGCAGAGCGGGACTGACCCTGGCGACCCTGGGCGCGGCCCTGACCGCCCTGCTCGGCGCGATCACCGCCGGCGTCATCGCGCCCGGCCAGTACCCGGCGATCCCGCAACTCCTCGTCTGGTCCGGCTGCGCGGCCTGCGCCCCGGCGCTGGTCCTGCTCGGCCTCGCGGCCCAGCCCCGGCCCGGCTCCGGCCACGAGACCCGCCTGGAGTCCCTGGCCCGCGCGACCTCGCTCAAGTACCGCCGTATACGCCTGGCGATGCTGTGGGGCGCGGCCTTCCTCGCCCTGACCCTCGCGGGAACCCTGGCGGGAACGCTCGCCTGACCGGAATCACCGCTCCCCTGCGGCGCGGGGGTCGTACACCCACACGGCGACCTCGCCCCCGCAGTCCAGACACGCCGTCATCGCCAGCGCCCGGGCGACCTGCCGGGCGCCCTCCGCGCTGCTGACGGTCCCGCCCATCGGCGTGCCCGCACGCTTCAGCTCCCGTAGGTGGATCAGGTGCGGCGAGTAGATCCGCAGGCAGGTCACACACTGCAGCGGCGCCCGCATGACGGCCCGGGTCTGCGGGGCCTGTTCGCCGAAGGCCGTCGACAGTGCGTCGTACAAGGGGTAAAGGTCGCTCGCCGAGGCCGCGTCGATGGTGGTCTTCAGCAGCGCGATGTTCCCCGCGACGGCGTCCCGGCTGAACGCGTCGAAGTCCTCGTGCGGGGTGAGGTGCCGTCCCCGGACCACGAGTTCCCGCCGCGGCACCCCGTCACCCTCCCGGCCGGTCGTCTCGTCCCCGACGAACCGGACGAAGACGCCACCACGATCATTGAAGGTGTTGCGGACGACCCGGTACCGCGAGGTCGTCAGGTCACCCCGGAGCCCGTGCCGGGCGAGGACCTCCCCGATGAACACGTCGTCGGCCCGTCGCACGTCGGCGATCCACAGGGCTTCCAACTCCCCGGCGGCATCCCGCATCAGCACGTGCTCGTCCCCGACGGACCGCCTCGCCTCCGGCTGATCCCCCGGCTGATCCCCCGGCTGATCCTCCGACTGGGACACCGCCGCATCCCCGGACCGCCCCTCGGGCCCCCGCCCCTGCGGCCGCTCCCGCCGCTCCCTCCACCTACGGAACAACGTCACCACAACCACCGCCTCCCACTCCAGGCACGCCCTGCGGATCGTTCACGCCAGCTTCTCTCCGCCGCGCTTCTCGGCACGGGTCAGCAGCTCCCACGGCAGCAACGCCGTCACGTTCCGGTCGGCGGCGAGATATGCGAGGTGCAGGGCGCGCTTCGGCTCGTCCACGCAGACCAGCCAGTGCGCGACGTCGACCCGTCCGAGCGGCGCGCCGGCACCCCGGAACACGCCGTCCACCCACTGGATGTACCCGCCGGGCATGAGCCGCCGGATCTGCCGCGGTCTCGCGCGGGGCAGCAGGCTCACGACCACGTGCACGTCGTCCCCGAACGACCGCCCGGCACCGTCCCGCGCCTCGGCGACGAACGCCAGCGCGCCGTCCTCCGCGAGCCGCCGCCACCCCGCCCGCCGGGTCAGTGCCATACCGGTGGCCTCGACCTTGTCCATGTGCTGCGGGATGACCCGCCGCACCCAGCCGTTGACCTCCTCCGCCCACACCACCACGGCCACGACCAGCCGCCCCCCAGGCACCTCGTACCGGTACGTGGCCGCACGGGACAGCGAACCGGGCGCGACCTCGCCCTCCCTCTCGAGCCGGAACACCAGGGCCTCGGCGAGCCCCTCGCTCGGATCCCCCGCCGGATAGGTGGTGAGCCGCGTCCCCGCCAGCTCACCCCCGGACTCCCGCTCGATCGAGTCCACGAGCCCACGGATCTCCCCGACGTCGAGGTCGTCCCCCTGATGCAGAATCAGCACACGCTCCGCGCCCATGCGGGCATGGCACCACACGGGGGCCGGGACCGGTCCCGGGCGCGGGAGGGCTGGCGCCACAGGCCTCTGGAAAACGCTGAAACTGCAGAGGGCCCCGACCGTTGCCGGTTGGGACCCCAGACCAGAGGGAAGGTCGCGCGGTTTCCTGCCTCAGTAAACCTCAGGAATCTTTTCCCGCATCCCCGTCGACCCTTTTCCTGCACTTACCGGAAGCATGCCTTCTTCTGACTTGTCATCGTAGATGAAGCGCAGGAACTTGAGCTTCTCCCCCTTGGCGTGAGCGTTCCACGCCTTCACCGTCGTGCCGTAGAGCACGGTTTTGTCTCGGTAAGACAGGGAGCGATCCATGCGGGCAATTGCTCGGTTCCGCAGCAGGAGGGCGGGATCTCCCTTCGACATGTCTTCCCCGAGAATCATCTTCTCGACAAATGAGTCAATGGCTCCTGGGTTTTTTCCTCGAGAGGCTTGCGCCAGAACAGCCAGCATGTTTGTCGAGGAAGATCCGCATGCTCGATAAATGCGCGAGGCAGCGGCAGAGTACTCTTGCAGCTCCGGCCACTGGTCGACCGTCTCGAAGATGACGTCGTTGTCGAAGGTGCTGCGATGCATGAGAGCCACCTCCCCGCCGTTCTCCCTGCATTGCTCAGCGAACAGGATGATCCTGGCCGCCCCTTTGACGATGTTCGCATTGGCCACACGCATGAACTGCGAGGCGACTCGGCCATACCCTGTGTCAATTACAGCGAATGTGGACGGGTCGGCGCCTACGTGTACCCTTATGGGCACTACAGTCTTAGAGTGAATCACTGCCATAAGGCGGTGCTGCCCATCGATCAGGTTTCCCTGCTGGTCGAAGGCGATTGACTGATGCGTCAGCTTCCAGCGGCCCTCCGCCATGGCCTTTGCGTAGCGCTTGACGCGCACGGTGGAAACTTTCCTGTTTTCCTCCAGGTTCCTTTCCAGCCATTGCGTGGCCAGATCGGTCCCTACCCAGTAATCCCCTGAGCGGACCGGGATGCCGTATTCGTTCAGCGTGGGAATGCGGAACGCGTAACCGTCTTCTTGTCTGTCTATGTCGGCCATGTAAAGGAGTCCATCATGACAGCGGGTTGAAGGAGAGGCATTTGTTCCTATTTGCCGGTGTTGTTTAGCTCGTCCGAGTGTATAATTCCACCTTTTCGAGTGGTGCTTTCCGTGCATACCTTCAGTCGTGTTGGGCCTCGGGGTGCATCTGTGATGCGGCCGTCACCGAGCAGGATTCCGTTGACCACCAGAGGCGAGGTCGCGCCGACGGCGCCTTTCTCGGCGAAGGGGAGCCGTGACTCGATCGCCGCCCCCACACGACTCATCAGTCGGCGGCTCGGTGGGATCGTGGCGACCATCGACTGATCGCGTGTGGCGGTACCGGCTCGGCCCGCTTGCTCGGCCACTGCTGCCGCTGGGGATGGCGACCCTCTCGGTCCCAGGGTCGCTCTGGGCCTAGCCGCCTGCGGCGCGCACCGCGCGGCGGTGGCGCAGGTCCCGTTCGAGCTGGGTCTTCCCCCGGAAGGCTTCGCCACGTCTCTATAAACCTGTCAGGGGCCTGATCCACTCACTGGATCAGGCCCCTGACCTGGTACTTCACTGTCGGGGTGGCGGGATTTGAACCCACGACCTCTTCGTCCCGAACGAAGCGCGCTGCCAAGCTGCGCTACACCCCGATGTCGCTGCTCTCGCGGCGACGACGTTTACTTTAGCCCACCGGTCGCTAGACACGAAATCCGGTTTTCCCGCGGTGGCGGATGGGGTTCGGGCGGGCGTGGTCCAGGGCCACGAGGAGGACGGCCAGGGCGTAGAAGGAGAGGCCCAGGAGGAGGGCGTTGCCGAGGACGCGCTTGTAGCCGTCCTGGCCGACGTCCAGGAAGGGGTAGAGGTAGCGGTCGGGGGTGCCGGGGAGGAGCAGTTCGCCCCGGGTGAGGGAGAAGGCCAGGTAGGCCAGGGGGTAGAGCAGCCAGGTCGGGGCGTGGCGCAGGTGCAGGCGGCCGGGGGTCGTGAGCAGGAGCCAGTCCAGTACGGCCGCGATCGGTGTCACCGTGTGGAGCGTGTGGTGGGCCAGGGCCTGCCAGCCCTTCGGGGTCGCGGCCTCGCCCGTGAGGGAGAAGGGGCTCGCCTCGTTCGCCAGGAGCAGATGGTGCACGAGGGCCGCGATGACGACGTAGAGCAGGGTCGCGCCCAGGACGGAACCCGGCAGGGGGCGGCTGGCCGTCCACGCGCGGCGGGCCGAGAAGGTCATGACCACGGCCAGCAGGATGTTGCTCTGGACCGCGAAGTGGCCCAAAACCCGGGACGGGTCGCCGAGGAGCAGTTCGAGCGTCACGCCGGCGACCGCCGCGAGGGCGATCAGCAGGCGGTAGGCCGCTGCCGCGGGGCGGCGGACCGGGGTGACGACGGCCGTGGCGGGGACGGGGGAGGGCCGGAGCGCGGGCTTGCGCGGGATCGCGGGGAGGTCCGGGAGGTCCCTGGGTATCGGGGCTGTCATGCCCCCACGCTGACAGAACCGGACAAAGGGGGCGATGTGGGTGCCGCTGTGTGGGTTACCCCCTCATCCCAGCCCGGACACCATGCCCGGGTCTGCGCCCCTCGACGTCCCGGCTACTCCCGTCCCACCAGCGTCAGCAGTGTCGCCTCCGGCGGGCAGGCGAACCGTACCGGCGTGTAGCGGTTCGTGCCGCACCCCGCCGACACGTGGAGGTACGACGTACGGCCCTCCGCCGTGTGCGTGGACAGGCCCTTCACCCGGTCCGTGTCCAGGTCGCAGTTGGTGACCAGCGCGCCGTAGAAGGGGATGCACAGCTGGCCGCCGTGGGTGTGGCCGGCCAGGATCAGGGGGTAGTCGTCAGCGGTGAAGGCGTCCAGGGTGCGCAGGTACGGGGCGTGGACGACGCCCATCGAGAAGTCCGCCGTGTCCGACGGGCCGCCTGCCACCTGGTCGTAGCGGTCCCTCTTGATGTGCGGGTCGTCCAGGCCCGTCAGCTCCAGCGACAGGCCCTCGATCTTGAGCGTGCCGCGCGTGTTCGTCAGGTTGAGCCAGCCCGCCGCGTCGAAACCGTCCCGCAGGTCCTCCCACGGGTTGTGCACCGCGCCGACGGCCGGCGGGTTGCCGTTCAGGCCGTGGCGGCCCTGGGCCTTCTCCATCAGGTAGCGGGCGGGGTTGCGCAGCTTCGGGCCGTAGTAGTCGTTGGAACCGAAGACGTACGCGCCCGGGAACTCCATCAGGGGGCCGAGCGCGTCCAGGACCTCCGGGACGCCCTCCGGGTCGGAGAGGTTGTCGCCCGTGTTGATCACGAAGTCCGGGCGCAGGCCCGCCAGGGACCGCAGCCAGCGCTGCTTCTTGCGCTGGCCGCCCACCATGTGGATGTCCGACACCTGGAGCACGCGCAGGGGGCGCATCCCTGAGGGCAGGACCGGGACGGTGACCCGGCGGAGGCGGAAGGAGCGGGCCTCGAAGCCCGCCGCGTACAACAGACCGGCGGCACCAGCCGCCGCGATTCCCAGGGGGACTCCGTATCGCGCGCGCATACGACCATCGTGTCAGACCGCGTGGGATGCCCGCGCCCGGCGGTGCGCGAATTGGCCCGGCCCCACCGGCCCTTGCCCTGCCGTCCCGTGAAGGGAGCGGGCCGACGTCCCGTAAATCCAGGGGCACCTTTTCCGCCGCACCTGCGACAATCGACCCCATGACCACGCTCAAGTCGAAGCTGCAGGATGACCTCAACGCCGCGATCAAGGAGCGCGACGAGCTGCGCTCCTCGACGCTCCGGCTGACGCTCGCCGCGATCACCAAGGAGGAGGTCGCGGGCAAGGAGAAGCGCGAGCTCTCCGACGACGAGGTGCAGAAGGTGATCACCCGGGAGGCGAAGAAGCGGCGTGAGGCCGCCGAGGCCTTCGCGCAGGGCGGTCGTGCCGAGCAGGCCGAGCGGGAGAAGGCGGAGGGCGAGGTGCTCGCCGAGTACCTGCCCAAGCAGCTGTCCGACGAGGAGCTCCAGCGGATCGTGGCCCAGGCCGTCGAGGAGGCCAAGGCGGCCGGTGCGGAGGGGCCGCGGGCCATGGGCGCGGTCATGAAGATCGTGAACCCGAAGGTGGCCGGTCAGGCCGAGGGCGGCCGTGTCGCCGCCGCGGTGAAGAAGCTGCTGGCCGGCTGACCGGGCCGGCGATCACCACCGGTCTCCGCTGACCGGCTCTCACCGAGCCTGGTCTCCGCTGACCGCTTCTCACCGAGCCTGGTCTCCGCTGACCGGTTCTCACCGAGCCTGGTCTCCGCTGACCGGCTCTCACAGAGCCTGGTCTCCGCCGACCGGCTCACAGAGCCTGGTCGGCACCGACCGGCTCACAGAACAAGGGGCGGCCCTCCTCCTTCCCAGCCGGGAAGCAGGAGGGCCGCCCCTTTTCAGATCACGCCGTTCGGTCACGCCGGTTCGGTCACGCCGGTCACGTCCGTCCGGTCACACCGGCCGCTCAGCCGAACCGCCCGCCGTTGCCGTTCCCGCCCCCGTTGTCCTGCCCCCGGAAGAATCCCTCGGGGATGGAGAACGAAGGCGTCGGGACGGGATCGCCGCCCCCGCCGCCGTTGTTGTTGCCGCCGACCAGGCCGCCGATGAAGCCGTCGTTGTCGCCGTTGTCCCCGTCGTCGCGGCCGCCCCCGCCGCCGTTGCCCCCGCCGTTGCCGTCGCCGCGGTCCCGGTCGATGCCGTCGGGGATGTGGACGGTGTTGAAGCTCTCGACGGGCTTGCCCTCCAGCGCCCCGTACATCATGTCCTTCCAGATGGGGCCGGGGACCTCGCCACCGAAGACCTTGTCGTACGGCCGGCCGCCGATCGTGATGTTGGTCATCCTCCGCTTGTGCGCCGGGTCGCCGACCCACACCGCGCCCGCCATGTTCGGCGTGTAGCCCACGAACCAGGCCGCGTAGCGCTCGTCCGTCGTACCGGTCTTGCCGGCGCTGTCCCGGCCGTTCCCGAGACCGGCCTTCCGGCCCGTACCGTCCTCGACGACGCCCTTCAGCAGCGCGTTGATCGTGTCGGCGGTCTTCTCCGACATCGCGCGCGAGCACGTCGACTTCGGGACCTCGAGCTTGCGGGTGTCGTCACCGACCCGCTGGCTGACCGACTCGATGGCGACCGGCGTGCAGTACATGCCGCGCGAGGCGAAGGTCGCGTACGCGTTCGCCATGGTCAGCGGGGACATCTCCTGCGTGCCGAGGGCGATGGAGGGCACCTGGGGCATCTTGTCGCCGTCGGCCCGCACGACGCCCATCTTCTTCGCCATCGTCGTCACCGGGCAGATGCCGATGTCGCTGATCATCTGCACGTAGTAGGTGTTGACCGACTTGGCGGTCGCCTCCTTCATGTCGTACGGGCCGACCTCCGACGAGTTCTCGTTCTCGAGCTTCGCCGGGTTGCGGGGGTCGTTCAGCCACTTCTTGCCGTCGCAGGCCGCGACCGGGCTCGGGTACGCCATCCGGTACGGCGAGGAGTACACCTTGTTGGCCGGCATGCCGTCCTCGAGGGCGGCGGCGGCCACGATCGGCTTGAACGTCGAACCGGGCTGGTAGCCCATGCCGCCGCCCATCGCCTGGTCGACGGAGAGGTTGATCTGCGTCTCGTTCTTCTTGAAGCCGTACGGACGCGACTGGCCCATGGCGAGGATCTTGCCGGTGCCGGGTTCGACGAGGGTGACGGCGGTGGCCACCGGGTCGCTCTTGTAGACGTGGTCCTTGATGGACCGCTGCGCCGAGTCCTGCGCCTGCGGGTCCATGGTGGTGCGGATGGTGAGACCGCCCTGGTTCCAGACCTTCGCCCGGGCCTCCCTGGTCTTGCCGAAGACCGGGTCGGTCAGGAAGACCTCGCGCACGTAGTCGCAGAAGAAGCCGGCGCCCTTGACCGCCGTGATGCAGCCGTTCCTCGGCTTGCTGACCTTCAGGCCCAGCGGCGCCTTCATCGCCTCGGCGGCCTGGGCCCGGGAGATGTCGCCGACCTCGGCCATCCGGCGCAGCACGGTGTTGCGGCGCTTGGTGGCCTCCGCTTCGTCGTTGACCGGGTCGTACCGGCTGGGCGACTGGACGATGCCGGCGAGGAGGGCCGACTCCTGGAGGTTCAGGTCCTTGGCGGACTTGGAGAAGTAGCGCCGGGCGGCGGCCTCGACGCCGTAGGCCTGCTGGCCGAAGAAGGTGATGTTGAGGTAGTTCTCGAGGATCTTCTTCTTGCCCAGCTCCTCCTCGACCTGGATCGCGTACTTGAGTTCGCGGATCTTGCGGCCGATGGTCTGCTGGGTGGCCTGCGCGACCTTCGTCGGGTCGTCGCCCGCCTCCTCGACGAAGACGTTCTTCACGTACTGCTGCGTCAGGGTGGAGGCGCCCTCGGAGACTCCACCGCTCTGCGCGTTCTTGTTGAGGGCGCGCAGGACGCCCTTCAGGTCGACCGCGCCGTGCTGGTAGAAGCGCGAGTCCTCGATCGCGACGATCGCCTTCTGCATATCCGGCGCGATGTCCTTGAGGGGGACCACCGTGCGGTCGCGCGAGTAGACCGTGGCGATCTGGCCGCCGTCGGCGTCGAGGATGGTGGTGCGCTGGCTCAGCGGCGGCGTCTTGAGGTTGGCCGGGAGCTCGTCGAAGCTCTCGACCGATCCCTTCGCCGCCAGCCCCAGCGCACCCACCGCGGGCAACGCGATACCGGCCAGCACGGCCCCCGCGAGGACACT
This genomic stretch from Streptomyces sp. Go-475 harbors:
- a CDS encoding Pr6Pr family membrane protein, whose amino-acid sequence is MTAPIPRDLPDLPAIPRKPALRPSPVPATAVVTPVRRPAAAAYRLLIALAAVAGVTLELLLGDPSRVLGHFAVQSNILLAVVMTFSARRAWTASRPLPGSVLGATLLYVVIAALVHHLLLANEASPFSLTGEAATPKGWQALAHHTLHTVTPIAAVLDWLLLTTPGRLHLRHAPTWLLYPLAYLAFSLTRGELLLPGTPDRYLYPFLDVGQDGYKRVLGNALLLGLSFYALAVLLVALDHARPNPIRHRGKTGFRV
- a CDS encoding transglycosylase domain-containing protein, which produces MPKKRSGGGLSPTQQAAKFLGVSVLAGAVLAGIALPAVGALGLAAKGSVESFDELPANLKTPPLSQRTTILDADGGQIATVYSRDRTVVPLKDIAPDMQKAIVAIEDSRFYQHGAVDLKGVLRALNKNAQSGGVSEGASTLTQQYVKNVFVEEAGDDPTKVAQATQQTIGRKIRELKYAIQVEEELGKKKILENYLNITFFGQQAYGVEAAARRYFSKSAKDLNLQESALLAGIVQSPSRYDPVNDEAEATKRRNTVLRRMAEVGDISRAQAAEAMKAPLGLKVSKPRNGCITAVKGAGFFCDYVREVFLTDPVFGKTREARAKVWNQGGLTIRTTMDPQAQDSAQRSIKDHVYKSDPVATAVTLVEPGTGKILAMGQSRPYGFKKNETQINLSVDQAMGGGMGYQPGSTFKPIVAAAALEDGMPANKVYSSPYRMAYPSPVAACDGKKWLNDPRNPAKLENENSSEVGPYDMKEATAKSVNTYYVQMISDIGICPVTTMAKKMGVVRADGDKMPQVPSIALGTQEMSPLTMANAYATFASRGMYCTPVAIESVSQRVGDDTRKLEVPKSTCSRAMSEKTADTINALLKGVVEDGTGRKAGLGNGRDSAGKTGTTDERYAAWFVGYTPNMAGAVWVGDPAHKRRMTNITIGGRPYDKVFGGEVPGPIWKDMMYGALEGKPVESFNTVHIPDGIDRDRGDGNGGGNGGGGGRDDGDNGDNDGFIGGLVGGNNNGGGGGDPVPTPSFSIPEGFFRGQDNGGGNGNGGRFG
- a CDS encoding metallophosphoesterase; this encodes MRARYGVPLGIAAAGAAGLLYAAGFEARSFRLRRVTVPVLPSGMRPLRVLQVSDIHMVGGQRKKQRWLRSLAGLRPDFVINTGDNLSDPEGVPEVLDALGPLMEFPGAYVFGSNDYYGPKLRNPARYLMEKAQGRHGLNGNPPAVGAVHNPWEDLRDGFDAAGWLNLTNTRGTLKIEGLSLELTGLDDPHIKRDRYDQVAGGPSDTADFSMGVVHAPYLRTLDAFTADDYPLILAGHTHGGQLCIPFYGALVTNCDLDTDRVKGLSTHTAEGRTSYLHVSAGCGTNRYTPVRFACPPEATLLTLVGRE
- a CDS encoding NAD(P)-binding protein, with the translated sequence MIVCGDDGLAHRLAAELRGVYGEQVRLVVPPSGRRVRQPVVGRARAASAALLDRVVNAAASRTGTAGAEPAGSEQVVEAAEVTEAVLTEVGVDRAAALALVYDDDETNIRAALTARRLNPRLRLVLRLYNRRLGQHIEELLDQTAALAGGAEPGSAGLDASTTVLSDADTAAPALAATALAGTSKVVQTEGLVLRAVERQPPRPGEVADPGLCTLALLSATSNDPAGADGSEGSGEHGPRLLPDEAAVASATGRGTVVLEQVSYSGPALPAGRGGVPPFASLFSRRLRWSLAGLVGCVLALAVALMFVTGEHPLYATYVTLLDLFGINDPAYHASTGRQVLQLLSGLVGLLLLPVLLAAVLEALGTFRSASALRKPPRGLGGHVVLLGLGKIGTRVLTRLRELHIPVVCVESDPEARGLATARRLRVPVVLGDVTQEGVLEAAKIHRADALLALTSADTTNLEAALYARSVRPDLRVVLRLYDDDFATAVYRTLRAAHPFALTRSRSVSHLAAPAFAGAMMGRQILGAIPVERRVLLFAELEVAGHPQLEGRTVGDAFRAGAWRVLALNTAPSGRRGDGESAEEAGAPASGLVWDLPSTYVLGAGDRVVLAATRRGLAELLGRRRRERAGA
- a CDS encoding GatB/YqeY domain-containing protein, producing the protein MTTLKSKLQDDLNAAIKERDELRSSTLRLTLAAITKEEVAGKEKRELSDDEVQKVITREAKKRREAAEAFAQGGRAEQAEREKAEGEVLAEYLPKQLSDEELQRIVAQAVEEAKAAGAEGPRAMGAVMKIVNPKVAGQAEGGRVAAAVKKLLAG
- a CDS encoding TIGR03943 family protein, which encodes MNRLAQSALLFLLGATLLHAATTDLYLRYVKSGLRPLVLLAGAVLIATAAATLWYDHRRGKAAARGEAAVLPHEPRRGEAAVLPHEPRRGEAAVLPHEPRRGEAAVLPHEPRRGEAAVLPHEPRRGEAAVLPHEPRRGEAAAHPHEPRVSWLLTLPVLALILVAPPALGSYSAAHTGTALTKPFGFPDLPDGDPLRLGVADYAGRAVYDDGRSLRGRQLKITGFVTLDRTGTPYLVRMGLNCCAADAQPVKIALTGNVPPVLRPDTWLEVTGRYTPRRTRDPVNDGPIPYLEVTGSRPVATPHDPYDETWNT
- a CDS encoding permease; protein product: MAITKTAPRESGEHADTDPDRDRDEGRHLNSPLLLTLLLLTAVMFQDPIRGALSAPVMQSWMTVFVAVMVQALPFLVLGVLLSAAIAVFVPPSFFARALPSRPALAVPVAGAAGAVLPGCECASVPVAGALVRRGVTPAAALAFLLSAPAINPIVLTATAVAFPGDPEMVLARFVASLLVACAMGWLWHRLGRTDWLRLPAGTSYEGQGKGAAFWDSVRHDVTHAGGFLVIGAMAAATLKAVVPAEWLRVAADHPVLSVLALAVLAVLLSICSEADAFVAASLTQFSLTARLTFLVVGPMIDLKLFAMQAGTFGRAFALRFAPATFALAVVVSALTGTVLL